The Bacillus carboniphilus genome has a window encoding:
- a CDS encoding DMT family transporter: MKLNKGIFFVLLGAACFGFTPVFAKMGFSYGYSLGQINIVQMLISFLLLWSFTLYKRTSFKGITKKNVLPIMMTGCFIGLTSVFYYGSMQYLPASLAIILMFQFVWIGIILEWIFSKMKPAPITVLSIIFILIGVFLASNIINGNMQQLPFKGFVYGVLSAFTYAGFIFFSGKVAVNVDPLARSSIMVTGSTILILILFIRDLPAVLPLEENLLATAAGVSIFGAVLPPLFYAVGAPLVSGGVANILTSVELPIAILSASIILSEAVTPLQWVGTAIIIIAIALNELGPSFRIRKHTISG, translated from the coding sequence TTTACACCGGTATTTGCAAAAATGGGATTTAGCTACGGCTATTCACTTGGACAAATTAATATTGTTCAAATGCTTATTTCATTTCTATTATTATGGTCTTTCACCCTTTATAAACGTACTAGTTTCAAAGGGATTACTAAGAAAAATGTACTCCCCATCATGATGACCGGTTGTTTTATTGGATTAACGAGTGTTTTTTATTATGGTTCGATGCAATATCTTCCTGCTTCATTGGCGATCATTTTAATGTTTCAGTTTGTTTGGATTGGAATCATTTTAGAGTGGATTTTTAGTAAAATGAAACCTGCTCCTATTACCGTTTTGTCGATTATTTTCATTCTAATTGGAGTCTTCTTGGCTTCTAATATCATAAATGGAAACATGCAACAACTTCCTTTTAAAGGTTTTGTTTATGGAGTTCTATCCGCTTTCACTTATGCGGGATTTATTTTTTTCAGTGGAAAGGTAGCTGTTAACGTGGATCCATTGGCTCGAAGCTCTATCATGGTTACAGGGTCCACTATTTTAATCCTGATTCTATTCATACGTGACCTGCCAGCTGTTCTCCCGCTAGAGGAAAACCTGTTAGCAACTGCGGCTGGCGTTTCAATATTTGGAGCAGTCCTTCCGCCGTTATTTTATGCGGTAGGGGCACCTCTCGTATCGGGGGGAGTCGCCAATATATTAACTTCAGTTGAGCTTCCAATAGCAATCCTATCTGCTAGTATTATCTTGTCCGAAGCGGTAACGCCTCTTCAGTGGGTAGGGACGGCTATTATAATCATAGCAATCGCATTAAACGAACTCGGTCCTAGCTTCCGAATAAGAAAGCACACCATCTCTGGATAA